The following are encoded in a window of Prochlorococcus marinus str. MIT 1013 genomic DNA:
- a CDS encoding 6-carboxytetrahydropterin synthase → MTIKDIPFNCSKHFKDYPCSHRQWKHKGHCRYVHGYSRSFTFCFASKKLDKNGFVVDFSSLRALEEQLKDHFDHTFLVNFDDPLLETWKDLHSKEVLDLRVMNNVGMESTAELVWGWANDLLFSREKGRSCCWKAIAHENDVNSASYTFLPEWFNP, encoded by the coding sequence ATGACGATTAAAGATATTCCATTTAATTGTTCAAAGCATTTTAAAGACTATCCATGCTCTCATCGTCAATGGAAGCATAAAGGACACTGTCGTTATGTTCATGGATACAGTCGAAGCTTTACCTTTTGCTTTGCTTCAAAAAAACTTGATAAAAATGGCTTCGTTGTCGATTTTTCAAGTCTGAGAGCTTTGGAAGAGCAGTTAAAAGATCATTTTGATCATACTTTCCTAGTTAATTTTGATGATCCTCTTCTTGAAACATGGAAAGATCTTCACTCTAAAGAAGTACTAGATCTTAGAGTTATGAATAATGTTGGTATGGAATCAACTGCTGAATTAGTGTGGGGATGGGCTAATGATTTATTATTTTCAAGAGAGAAAGGTAGATCTTGCTGTTGGAAAGCAATAGCACATGAAAATGATGTTAATTCAGCTAGTTATACCTTCCTTCCTGAGTGGTTCAATCCTTAA